The Halalkalibacter krulwichiae genome has a segment encoding these proteins:
- the plsX gene encoding phosphate acyltransferase PlsX, with amino-acid sequence MNISIDAMGGDNAPKAHVEAAEKAIQAFPELKITLVGNEEEIKKHIKNDKQITILHTTEKIEDTDKPTTAVRRKKDSSMVLAVREVKEGRADACISAGNTGALMTAGLLHIGRINGIDRPALSPMLPTLDGKGFLLLDVGANMDAKPEHLLQYGIIGNTYMEMVKSVKKPRIGLLNVGTESGKGNDLTKNAFPLFESSDFHFIGNVEARDLLSGAADVVVCDGFSGNLVLKTIEGTAGTLFSLLKKELTSSFVNKLAAGVLKSSFKGIKDQMSYSQYGGAGLFGLKAPVIKAHGSSDSEAVFHAIRQTRDMVEQQVVTIIKNEVAKATEQK; translated from the coding sequence ATGAATATTTCAATCGACGCTATGGGGGGCGACAATGCGCCAAAAGCTCATGTGGAAGCGGCCGAAAAGGCTATTCAGGCTTTTCCTGAACTAAAGATTACATTAGTTGGGAACGAAGAAGAAATAAAAAAACATATTAAAAATGATAAACAGATTACTATTTTACATACAACCGAAAAAATTGAAGATACGGATAAACCAACTACTGCTGTTCGGCGTAAAAAAGATTCATCGATGGTGCTCGCTGTTCGAGAAGTGAAAGAAGGTAGAGCTGATGCTTGTATTTCGGCTGGGAATACAGGTGCGCTAATGACAGCTGGTCTTTTACATATTGGACGTATTAATGGAATTGATCGACCTGCATTATCACCAATGCTTCCAACTCTTGATGGTAAAGGATTCTTGCTTTTAGACGTTGGAGCTAATATGGATGCTAAACCAGAGCACCTTTTGCAATATGGAATTATTGGGAACACTTATATGGAAATGGTCAAAAGTGTAAAAAAACCACGGATTGGTCTGCTGAATGTTGGAACAGAAAGTGGAAAAGGAAATGATCTAACGAAAAATGCTTTTCCTTTGTTTGAATCAAGTGATTTTCACTTTATTGGAAATGTTGAAGCACGTGATTTATTATCAGGTGCTGCTGATGTTGTTGTTTGTGATGGGTTTTCTGGGAACTTAGTTTTAAAAACAATTGAAGGAACAGCAGGAACTTTATTTTCTTTGTTGAAGAAAGAACTAACAAGTTCTTTTGTAAATAAGTTGGCTGCTGGTGTATTGAAATCTAGCTTTAAAGGAATTAAAGATCAAATGAGTTATTCACAATATGGAGGAGCCGGTTTGTTTGGACTTAAGGCACCTGTCATTAAGGCTCATGGTTCATCTGATTCTGAGGCTGTTTTCCATGCGATTCGTCAAACACGTGATATGGTCGAACAACAGGTGGTTACGATTATAAAAAATGAAGTAGCGAAGGCAACAGAACAAAAATAG
- the fapR gene encoding transcription factor FapR codes for MKRKKKERQELLKETIELNPFMTDEALADQFSVSIQTIRLDRLELAIPELRERIKGVAKQQLDDVKALSIDEVIGEIVDLQLDERAISILDVGKEHVFTRSGIVRGHHLFAQANSLAVAIINDELALTAKATIRFTRQVKAGERVIAKAKVVGIEKDRTTVDVMSYVENELVFSGEFVMYRTNEKGNKRRESE; via the coding sequence ATGAAACGAAAAAAGAAAGAACGTCAGGAGCTTCTTAAAGAGACCATAGAGTTAAATCCTTTTATGACAGATGAGGCTCTTGCCGATCAGTTTTCTGTCAGCATTCAAACGATACGGCTTGATCGCTTAGAACTAGCTATTCCTGAGTTAAGAGAGCGTATTAAAGGTGTTGCTAAACAACAACTCGATGATGTAAAAGCTCTTTCCATAGATGAAGTGATTGGTGAAATTGTAGATTTGCAGCTTGATGAACGGGCTATTTCCATTTTAGATGTTGGAAAAGAACATGTTTTCACAAGAAGTGGAATTGTAAGAGGCCATCACTTATTTGCTCAAGCGAACTCCTTAGCGGTGGCTATTATTAATGATGAACTAGCTCTAACAGCTAAAGCGACGATTCGATTTACAAGACAAGTTAAAGCAGGGGAACGAGTGATTGCAAAGGCAAAAGTTGTTGGAATAGAGAAAGATCGAACAACAGTAGATGTTATGAGTTATGTAGAGAATGAGCTTGTATTTTCAGGCGAATTTGTTATGTATCGTACGAATGAAAAAGGGAATAAAAGGAGAGAGTCCGAATGA